A region of the Pseudomonas sp. A34-9 genome:
GTACGCGGGCCGAGCCAGCCGACGCTGTCGAGATAATCGACGGTGCGCAGGCCGAAACGCTGCAGGCAGAAGTCTTCTTCGTCGAGGGTTTCGGCGAGGTGAGTGTGCAGGCGCACGTCGAGCTTGTTGGCCAGTTCGGCGCTGGCCGACATGATTTCCGGGGTCACCGAGAACGGCGAGCACGGTGCCAAGGCGATCTGGATCTGCGCGCCGTCGCCACGCTCGTGGTACTCGTGAATCAAGCGCTGACTGTCGTCGAGAATCACTTGGCCTTCCTGCACGGTCTGCTGCGGTGGCAGGCCGCCGTCCTTCTCGCCGAGGCTCATCGAACCGCGGGTGAGCATGGCGCGCATGCCCAGTTCACGCACGGTGTCGACTTGCACGTCGATGGCGTTTTCCAGGCCATCCGGGAACAGGTAGTGGTGGTCGGCAGCGGTGGTGCAACCCGACAACAGCAACTCGGCCAACGCGACTTTGGTGGCGAGGGCAAGTTTCTCAGGCGTCAGGCGCGCCCACACCGGGTACAGGGTTTTCAGCCACGGGAACAAAGGCTGATTGACCACCGGCGCCCAAGCGCGGGTCAGGGTTTGATAGAAGTGATGGTGGGTGTTGATCAGGCCCGGCAGGATCACATGTTCGCGGGCATCGAACACTGCATTGCACGGCGCCGACGGCTGTTGGCCAGCGGCAAGCACTTCGACGATGACACCGTCTTGCACGACAAGACCGCCACGGGCATCGAGCTCGTTGGAGGTGAAAATCGCGAGGGGATTTTTTAACCAGGTACGGGTCGCGGGCATGTTGCCGGCTCCTCTGAAAATGGGGTTCAGGGTTGCCAGCTCAGTGATGCCCTGTCTGCTGATCCAGGGTCGCCGCGGGGGACGAGGTGCGCAGTTTCAAACAAATTGCCGGATCGGGCAAGCCCAACCCGACCATTCACCACCAAGTCCAACTTGAACATACAGATCCCCTGTAGGAGCTGCCGAAGGCTGCGATCTTTTGATTTTCAAGATCAAGATCAAAAGATCGTCCGATCGCGGCCCGAGCCTTCGGCAGCTCCTACAGGGGATTTGTGGGGTTACCAGGGAATCGTTTCGCCCTTGTAGTTGATGAAGTGATGCCCGCCCTTGCCGGTATACGCATTCACCTGATCAACCAGCCCGCGGGTGCTGGTCTCCACATCAAGGTCAGCGCCTTCGCCGCCCATATCGGTCTTCACCCAACCCGGGTGCAGCGACAACACCGTCATCTTCTGCTCGCCCAATTGCGTGACAAAACTGTTGGTCATCGAATTCAGCGCAGCTTTGCTGGCCTTGTACAGCGCCAGTTCCGGCGCGTCCGCCACGGTCACGCTGCCCAGTCCGGAACTCATGAACGCCAATACGCCGCTGCCATTACGGATCTGCCCGACAAAACGCTGGGCCAGATTGATCGGTGCCACCGCGTTGGTGAAAAACAACTGACCGACTTCGGCCAATGTCGCGCCGCCCGGTGTCTGATCTGCCGGGCCTTTGACCCCGGCGTTGACGAACAGCAGGTCGAAGGTTTCGCCCTTGAGCTGCTGACTCAGAGCGATCACCGCTTGCTGGTCGTCCATGTCGAGCTTCTCGATCCGCACGTTGCCCAGCGCTTGCAGCGCCTCGGCGTTTTGCGGATTGCGCACGGTGGCGGTGACTTGCCAGCCGTCGGCCAGCAGGGTTTTCACCAGACCGAGGCCCAAGCCCCGGGAGGCGCCGATGATCAGTGCATTTTTTGCAGACATGATGGGCTTCCTTGATGAATGAGGATCATGGATTCAATGGACAGGCCTGACCGAGGCGAAGTTGCAACTCCTGACGCAGCGCGTCGAGTTCGCTCATGCGGGCTTCGATCAGTTGCAGTTTGTCGCGCAGCAACTGCGCCACGGCGTTGTCCGGCTCGGGCGCGTTCCACAACGCCGCGACGCTGTTGCCGATCTCGCCGAGGGTAAATCCCAGGCGTTGCGCCGTTTTGATATAGAGCACCAGTTGCACCATCTCCGGCGGATAGTCGCGATAACCGTTGGCACTGCGTTGCGCCGCGATCAACCCGCGTTGCTCGTAGAAACGCAGGGTGTCACGGCTGACGGCGCTGGCCTGGGCTAATTCACCGATACGCATGCTGGCTCTCAAAAGGGCTATTGACCCTGGAGCATACTCCAGGCTTTACCGTGCTTGCTCCCTGAATTTCTGGAGCATGGATGATGTGGACTTCAACGCAATATCGCAACGTGGTGCGCGGCAGCGCCTGGTATGACTTGATCGTCACGGCAGCGTTTGCCACACCGTGGAGTTTTGTCGCTTTGCATGGGTTTTTGACCGCGCTGAATTTGCCCGGCGATCTGCCGACGTTCCAGCCTGTGCATATATTGATGGCGAATCTGTTGGGGTCGGTGGTGTGTGTTTGGGCGGTACTGCGGATTCGTGATCCGCAGGCGCTGTATGGACGTTATGACGCGGTGGCGCGGTTTCTGTTTGCGGCTTGGCAGGGCTATGCGCTGCTGCATGGCGCCAGTTCGATTTTGCTGCTTTTCCTGGTCTTCGAGCTGGCGTGGGGCGTTGCTCAGGTGTTGCCTGTGCGGATGCCTTCGCGAGCAGGCTCGCTCCCACAGGAGATTGGCGTCACCCCACATTCCTGAGCCAGGCGCGGACAAATGTGGGAGCGAGCCTGCTCGCGAAGAGGCCCGCTCAGCAACCCTTTAATGCCCTGATTGCCACGGCTGCCCCAGCGACACCGGCGCATACAACCGCGTCCGCAGCGCATCGCGCGACAACAGCACCAACACCACAATCGTCGCCACGTACGGCAGCATCGCCAGCAAACTCGACGGAATCGCCAGCCCCAACCCCTGCGCCACCAGGTGCAGGATGCTGGCGAGGCCAAACAGATACGCCCCGAGCAACAACCGCCACACCCGCCAACTGGCAAACACCACCAGTGCCAGCGCGATCCAGCCACGTCCGGCGGTCATGTTCTCCGCCCACATCGGCGTGTACGCCAGCGACAGATACGCCCCGGCCAGCCCGGCCATCGCCCCGCCGAACAGCACCGCCAAGGTACGCACGGTCAACACCGGCAAACCCATCGCACTGGCCGCATCCGGGTTCTCACCAACCGCCTGAATGATCAGCCCGACACGGCTTTTGATGATCACCCACGCCACCAGCCCGAACAGCGCGAACGACAGGTACACCAGCAAGTCCTGAGCAAACAGCATCCGCCCGATCAGCGGAATTTCACTCAGATAAGGAATCGCCAACGGCTCAAACCCCGCCAACGGTTTACCGACCCAAGCCGCGCCAACAAAGGTCGACAGTCCGACACCAAAAATCGTCAGCGCCAACCCGGTCGCCACCTGATTGGCGTTGAACACCAACGCCACCAGCGCGAACAGCGACGACAACAACATCCCGGCGAGCATCGCCAACAACACGCCGAGCCACAGGTTGCCGCTGTTCAGCGCCACGATAAAACCAATCACCGCGCCAAACAGCATCATCCCTTCCTGACCGAGGTTGAGCACGCCGCTCTTTTCGCAGATCAGTTCACCCAGCGCCACCAATAACAGCGGCGTGCCGCAACGCACCATGGCGTAGAAAATATTACTCAGCAGATCGATATCCATCATAACGCTCCGGCGGTTACGGCGGTGGTCGAAGTGCGCCGTGCCCAGCGCAGGTTCAGACGTGGCCGATAGAGAATCAGCACGTCACAGGCGAGCAGGAAAAACAGCATCATTCCCTGGAATAACTGGGTGATCGCCTGCGGCAGATTCAGGGTCATTTGCGCACTCTCGCCGCCGATGTACAGCAGCGCCATCAACAGGCTGGAGCACAGAATCCCGAGCGGATTGAGTCGCCCGAGAAACGCCACGGTGATGGCCGCATAGCCATACCCCGGCGACACCTGCGGCACCAACTGGCCAATCGGCCCGGTGACTTCGCAGACACCCGCAAGCCCCGCCAGGCCGCCGCTGATCAACAGCGCCAGCCAGATCAGCCGCTTCTCGCGAAAGCCGACAAACCCCGCCGCGCGCTTGTCCAGTCCAAGCACTTTGATCTGGAAACCGACAAAGCTTTTCTGCAACAACACCCACACCGCGACCAGTGCGAGCAAGGCGAAATACACCCCGGCGTGCACGCGACCATCCTCCATCAACAGCGGCAAACGGCTGGCGTCACCGAACATCGCCGACTCGGGAAAGTTGAACCCGGCCGGATCCTTCAACGGCCCGTGCACACAGAACAGCAACAGGTTCAGCGCGATGTAATTGAGCATGATGCTGGTGAGGATTTCGTTGGCGTTGAAGCGCGTGCGCAACCACGCGGTGAGCCCGGCCCACGCCGCGCCGGCGAGGGTGCCAGCGAGCAGAATCAACACCAGCGCCCAACGGCTTTGCATGTCGATAATGTTCACCGCCAAGGCACTGCCGGCGAGCGCGCCGAGAAGCAATTGACCTTCGGCGCCGATGTTCCAGATTCGTGCCTGATACGCCACGGCCAGACCGAGCGCACAGAGCAGGATCGGCAGCGCCTTGACCAGCAATTCGGAGACGCCATACCAATCGCTGACCGGCGCGATCAGCAGCGTGTGCAGAGTTTGCAGCGGGTCATGGCCGAGGGCGATGAACAGCAGCGAGCCGCAACCGAGCGTCAGCGCCGCCGCCAATAACGGTGAGCACCACAGCATCAGGCGCGATTGCTGGCCACGGGGTTCGAGGGAAAGCAGCATGTGTATAACTCCGTTAAACCGTGGCGGCTGAGGGGGCGTGGTCGAACTGGCCGGCCATCCAGCCGCCGACGTCGCTGAGTTGTGTGTCGGTAGTGTTTTTCAGTGCCGACAGACGCCCGCCGCACAACGCGCCGAGGCGGTCGCTGATCTGGAACAGTTCATCGAGGTCTTCGGAGATCACCAGAATCGCCGCACCGGCATCGCGTAACGCGATCAAGGCACGGTGAATGGTCGCGGCGGCGCCGACGTCGACGCCCCAGGTCGGGTGTGCGGCGATCAGCAGTTTCGGTTGCTGAAGGATTTCCCGGCCGAGAATGAATTTCTGCAAGTTGCCGCCGGACAAGCTGCGCGCGGCGGTTTGCGTGTCCGGGGTTTTCACGCCGAAGCGCTGGATGATCTGCTGCGCGAGGGCTTCGACTTTGCCGCGATCGATCAGGCCGTGGCTGACCAAACCTTGTTGGAATGCGGTGAGCAGGGCGTTGTCCGCCAGACTCAATTCCGGCACGGCGCCATGACCGAGACGCTCGGCGGGGACAAAAGCCAGGCCCAGTTTGCGCCGTGCATCCGGGCGCAAATCGGCGACGTTCTGCTCAGCGAATCGAATGGTTGCAGCGTCCACCCGAGGCAAGGTGTGTTCGCCACTGAGCAGGGCGAGCAATTCATCCTGACCATTGCCCGCAACGCCAGCGATACCGACGATTTCACCGCTGCGCACTTCCAGGTTGATGTCTGTCAGCGAGCAGCCGAACGGGTCCGGGTTGTGCCAACGCAAGCCCTTCACCTGCAAAAACGCTGCGCCGCCACTGACCTTCGGGTAGTCACCGATCAACGCCGCCGCTTCGCCGACCATCAACTGCGCCAACTGCTGATCCGAACACTCCGCTGGCAGGCAATGCCCGGCCACGCGACCACCGCGCAAAACCGTAGCGCTGTGGCACAACGCGCGCACTTCAGCGAGTTTGTGGCTGATGAACAGAATGCTGCAGCCTTCGGCGGCGAGGCGGCGCAGGGTGATGAACAATTCGTCGGCCTCCTGCGGTGTCAGCACCGAGGTTGGCTCATCGAGAATCAGCAGGCGAATGTCCTGCATCAGGCAGCGAACGATCTCCACGCGCTGGCGCTCGCCGATCGACAGGCTGTGGACAAGTCGCTCCGGCTCCAGGGCCATGCCGTAACGGCGCGACACTTCGCGAATTTTCGGTTCCAGTTGTTTCGGCGTGCCGGCTGCGGCGCCCATCGCCAAGGCAATGTTCTGTGCCACGCTAAGGGTTTCGAACAGCGAGAAATGCTGGAACACCATGCCGATGCCCAGCTGCCGGGCCTGGGCCGGGTTGCGGACATTCACCGGCCGACCTTGCCAGAGCATCTCGCCAGCATCCGCGTGGGTGACGCCGTAGATGATCTTCATCAAGGTACTTTTGCCGGCACCGTTTTCACCAAGCAGGGCGTGGATTTCCCCCGGTGCGATGCTCAGGTCGATGGCGTCATTGGCCAGACAACCGGGGTAGCGTTTGCTGATATGGCGCAATTGCAGGCGCGCGGGGGGAGAGGCGATTGGCATGACAGGCTCGACTTGCTTTGAGTTGTGCCTGTGGATAAAGCAATTTCCTGGCCATTGAGTCAGGAACGCGAGCGGGCCGCGTGGCCCGGCCCATGGGGTAGAGCATCCCGCTGTAAATCGAGCGCGCGCACAGCACCAATTCAGCGCAAAACCGTTGATCGGGCTCCAGTTTTGCCCGTCGGCAACTGATCAAAAAACGAGCAAATCCTTGGGGGCTAGGCAGAACCTGCGACTGCGGCGGTCATGAACGGGTTATCCACAGGTTGCTCCACAGTTATTGTGCGCAAGCCAAATAGCCGGGCATAAGCACTGTGATGCTTTCTTCTAATGGTGATAAACGAGGCTAACTGACTGTTTCTGTTTGAAATTCTGGTTTTGTCGGGCGAGTTGAACGAAAAGTGAACAAAACTCGCAAAGCCACGTGACAGAAGGGTTACAGCGGAATGTACTCAGGTTATCCACAGTCGGATGCACAGCAGATGTGGGCAAGTCTGTGGAATAAGAAATTTCGCGGTCGCCCCAAAAGATCGCAGCCTTCGGCAGCTCCTACATTTGAAATGCGTTCCCCTGTAGGAGCTGCGGAACGCTGCGATCTTTTGATCCTGCTTTACCGCTGCAACAAAATCCGCCCACGACTCAAATCAGCGAGTTGCGTTTGCAAGACATCGATCTGCGCCTCACCCACCGCCAACTTCAACTCAACGCCATTAGCGGTAAAGTTTTCTTCAACGACCAACCCACCGATATCCGCCACGCGCAACTTCACCAACGCCAACTCGGCGAACCCGCAAGCACAACTCAACGGCACCCGACTGATCAACTCAACCTTCGCCGCCGTCTGCAAACACTTGTTCGCGCCACCGCCATACGCCCGGGCCAAACCGCCCGTGCCCAGTTGAATCCCGCCGTACCAACGAATCACCAGGACCGCGACCTGATCGCAATCCTGCGCTTCAATCGCCGCCAGAATCGGTCGCCCCGCAGTACCGCCCGGTTCACCGTCGTCATTGCTGCGGTATTGATCGCCGAGTTTCCACGCCCAGCAATTGTGCGAAGCGTTCAAGTCGCTGTGCTGTTCGAAGAACGCCTGCGCATCGGCAGGGCTGCCGATCGGCGTGGCGAAAGTGATAAAGCGGCTTTTGCGAATCTCTTCGCGGTACTCGCAAAAACCGCTGAGGGTGAAAGGCATAAACGTCTTATAGAGAAGGAGTGAGGCCGCAGCCTTTGAGAATGATGCGGATCAGGTTGTTGCCGGCGTCTTCCATGTCCTGCTTGGTCAACTTGCTGCGACCGCTGACGCGGCAGATCTGCGTGGCGAAGTCGGCATAGTGCTGAGTGCTGCCCCACAACAGGAAGATCAAGTGCACCGGATCGACCGGGTCCATTTTGCCCGCGTCGATCCACGCCTGGAACACTGCCGCGCGGCCGGTGAACCAGGCGCGATAATCCTGATTGAAATATTCGGTAAGGCATTCGCCGCCGCTGATCACTTCCATCGCAAAGATTCGCGAGGCTTGCGGCTGGCGGCGGGAGAATTCCATTTTGGCGCGGATGTAGCGAGTCAGCGCTTCGGCGGGATCGTCCTCGGCGGTGAGGGTGTTGAAGGTGCTGTCCCACAACTCGATGATGTTGCTCAGCACCGCCACGTACAAACCGAGTTTGTTGGTGAAGTAGTAATGCAGGTTCGCCTTGGGCAACCCGGCATTCTGGGCGATGGTGTTCATGCTGGTGCCTTTGTACCCGTGACGGGCGAACTCGTCTTCGGCGGCTTTGAGGATGGTCTCTTCGTTCTTCTGACGAATGCGGCTGGCGGGTTTGCCGCCGTGGGCTGGGACTTCAAAGGTCATAGGCACTTCCGGGTTTGTCTGTGGGTGCAACCAATTGCGTTGATAGCGCACCCACAGGCATCCGACAAGTGTTTGAGCGATAAAACCGTTACGCCTGTTCGATCTTGTTCAGCGGCGAGTGCGCTTGCGCGGCCTCGATTTTCGACTCCGGCAGCAGCAGGCAAAGGATGATTGCGGTCAGGCCGCCGCTGGTGATCGCCGAATCAAACAGGTTCTGCACCAGTTTCGGCAGCAGGTGCAGCAGGTTCGGTTGTGCGGCGATACCCAGGCCGACGCCAAATGAAGTGGCGATGATCAACATACTGCGCCGATCCAGCGGCGACTGCGCGAGGATGCGCACGCCGGCAGCGGCCACCGCACCGAACATCACCAGGGTCGCGCCGCCGAGCACCGGTTTCGGAATCTGTTGCAGCACTGCGCCGATCATCGGGAACAGGCCGAGACAGAACAGGATCGCGCCGATGTACAGCCCGACATAGCGGCTGGCCACGCCGGTCAACTGGATCACGCCGTTGTTCTGCGCGAACGTGGTGTTGGGGAAAGCGCTAAAGGTCGCGGCGATCATGCAGCTGACGCCATCGCCGAGTACGCCACCGCGCAGGCGGCTTATATAAGAAGGGCCGCTGATCGGCTGGCGGGCGAGCATGCAGTTGGCGGTGAGGTCGCCGACGGTTTCGATGGTGCTGATCAGATAAATCAGCGCGACGGGCAGGAAAGCCGTCCAGTCGAAGCTGAATCCGAATTTGAACGGCGTAGGAAAACTCACCAACGGCAAGTCGGGCAAAGGCTGCGGTACCAGTTTCCCACTGAACCAGGCGGCCAGACTGCCCAGCACCAGTCCGATGATGATCGCCGACAGCCGCACCCATGGCGTATTCGAGCGGTTAAGCAGAATGATCGTCAGCAACACAAATACGCCCAGTGCCAGATTGCCCGGCGCACCGAAGTCCGGCGCGTTGAAGCCACCGCCCAGATCAGTGATACCGACCTTGATCAGGCTGATGCCGATCAGGGTGATAACGATCCCGGTCACCAGCGGCGTGACGACCCTGCGCAACTGACCGATGAAGCGGCTGAGGACGATTTGCACGATTGCGCCGAAAAAGCACACACCGAAAATCATCGCCAGAATGTCTTCCGGGCTGCCGCCGCGTTGCTTGACCAGAAATCCGGCGGAGAGCACAGCACCGAGGAAGGCGAAACTGGTGCCTTGTAAACAGATCATCCCGGCGCCAATGCCGAATGGCCTGCGCGCCTGAATAAACGTGCCGACGCCCGAAACCATCAACGCCATGCTGATCAGATACGGCAAATGCGCGGTCAGCCCGAGTGCCGAGCCGATCACCAGCGGTGGGGTGATGATGCCGACGAAACTGGCAAGCACGTGTTGCAGCGCCGCGAGCGTCGCGGCGAGCGGTTTGGGGCGGTCGTTGAGGCCGTAGATCAGGTCGCTGGACGATGCGGAATCTGGCTGCATGGCTTAAGGCTTCTTATCAAAGGAACGGAGTCATTCCTTCTTTGCAAAAACCTGTCCACTTGCTCAACTTATTTACCTGAAACCTCCCAATGCAGGAGCTGCCGCAGGCTGCGATCTTTTGATCCTGCTTTCAACGCGTCGCCGCCAAACTTTCTAGAAAGCTCTCCAGCACCAAATGAGGGCGCCGCCCCTTGCGCGTGACCGATGCGAGGCTCAGGTCATAAAAACGGGTTTGCGATTTCAACGCACGCAAACGCCCCTGCTGCACCCAAAGGCTGGCGTAATGATCCGGCAGATAACCAATGTAACGCCCGGTCAAAATCAAAAATGCCATGCCCTCACGGTCAGAAGCACTGGCCGTGCAATTGAGCGCCTGGTAATGCGCCTGAATCTCCGCCGGCAAACGAAACGTCGGTGCAATTGCGTCCTGACTGTTAAGACGCTCGTCATCCAGTTGCTTGTCATCGACATAAAACAACGGATGACCCACCGCGCAGTAAAGCAGCGAACGTTCGCTGTACAGCGGCTGATATTCCAGGCCCGACAACGCACTGGCCTGCGGCACCACGCCGACATGCAAACGTCCGTCGAGCACACCTTGCTCGACTTCATTGGGCGCAA
Encoded here:
- a CDS encoding YigZ family protein; translation: MPFTLSGFCEYREEIRKSRFITFATPIGSPADAQAFFEQHSDLNASHNCWAWKLGDQYRSNDDGEPGGTAGRPILAAIEAQDCDQVAVLVIRWYGGIQLGTGGLARAYGGGANKCLQTAAKVELISRVPLSCACGFAELALVKLRVADIGGLVVEENFTANGVELKLAVGEAQIDVLQTQLADLSRGRILLQR
- a CDS encoding SDR family oxidoreductase; translation: MMSAKNALIIGASRGLGLGLVKTLLADGWQVTATVRNPQNAEALQALGNVRIEKLDMDDQQAVIALSQQLKGETFDLLFVNAGVKGPADQTPGGATLAEVGQLFFTNAVAPINLAQRFVGQIRNGSGVLAFMSSGLGSVTVADAPELALYKASKAALNSMTNSFVTQLGEQKMTVLSLHPGWVKTDMGGEGADLDVETSTRGLVDQVNAYTGKGGHHFINYKGETIPW
- a CDS encoding TetR/AcrR family transcriptional regulator, translated to MTFEVPAHGGKPASRIRQKNEETILKAAEDEFARHGYKGTSMNTIAQNAGLPKANLHYYFTNKLGLYVAVLSNIIELWDSTFNTLTAEDDPAEALTRYIRAKMEFSRRQPQASRIFAMEVISGGECLTEYFNQDYRAWFTGRAAVFQAWIDAGKMDPVDPVHLIFLLWGSTQHYADFATQICRVSGRSKLTKQDMEDAGNNLIRIILKGCGLTPSL
- a CDS encoding ABC transporter permease, with the protein product MDIDLLSNIFYAMVRCGTPLLLVALGELICEKSGVLNLGQEGMMLFGAVIGFIVALNSGNLWLGVLLAMLAGMLLSSLFALVALVFNANQVATGLALTIFGVGLSTFVGAAWVGKPLAGFEPLAIPYLSEIPLIGRMLFAQDLLVYLSFALFGLVAWVIIKSRVGLIIQAVGENPDAASAMGLPVLTVRTLAVLFGGAMAGLAGAYLSLAYTPMWAENMTAGRGWIALALVVFASWRVWRLLLGAYLFGLASILHLVAQGLGLAIPSSLLAMLPYVATIVVLVLLSRDALRTRLYAPVSLGQPWQSGH
- a CDS encoding 8-oxoguanine deaminase, with the protein product MPATRTWLKNPLAIFTSNELDARGGLVVQDGVIVEVLAAGQQPSAPCNAVFDAREHVILPGLINTHHHFYQTLTRAWAPVVNQPLFPWLKTLYPVWARLTPEKLALATKVALAELLLSGCTTAADHHYLFPDGLENAIDVQVDTVRELGMRAMLTRGSMSLGEKDGGLPPQQTVQEGQVILDDSQRLIHEYHERGDGAQIQIALAPCSPFSVTPEIMSASAELANKLDVRLHTHLAETLDEEDFCLQRFGLRTVDYLDSVGWLGPRTWLAHGIHFNPDEIARLGQAGTGICHCPSSNMRLASGICPSIDLTDAGALFGLGVDGSASNDASNMILEARQALYIQRLRYGAEKITPERVLGWATKGSASLLGRTDIGELAVGKQADLALFKLDELRFSGSHDPISALLLCGADRADRVMIGGKWRVVDGQVEGLDLKGLIADHSQAARQLIAGT
- a CDS encoding MerR family transcriptional regulator — translated: MRIGELAQASAVSRDTLRFYEQRGLIAAQRSANGYRDYPPEMVQLVLYIKTAQRLGFTLGEIGNSVAALWNAPEPDNAVAQLLRDKLQLIEARMSELDALRQELQLRLGQACPLNP
- a CDS encoding nucleobase:cation symporter-2 family protein, which codes for MQPDSASSSDLIYGLNDRPKPLAATLAALQHVLASFVGIITPPLVIGSALGLTAHLPYLISMALMVSGVGTFIQARRPFGIGAGMICLQGTSFAFLGAVLSAGFLVKQRGGSPEDILAMIFGVCFFGAIVQIVLSRFIGQLRRVVTPLVTGIVITLIGISLIKVGITDLGGGFNAPDFGAPGNLALGVFVLLTIILLNRSNTPWVRLSAIIIGLVLGSLAAWFSGKLVPQPLPDLPLVSFPTPFKFGFSFDWTAFLPVALIYLISTIETVGDLTANCMLARQPISGPSYISRLRGGVLGDGVSCMIAATFSAFPNTTFAQNNGVIQLTGVASRYVGLYIGAILFCLGLFPMIGAVLQQIPKPVLGGATLVMFGAVAAAGVRILAQSPLDRRSMLIIATSFGVGLGIAAQPNLLHLLPKLVQNLFDSAITSGGLTAIILCLLLPESKIEAAQAHSPLNKIEQA
- a CDS encoding ABC transporter ATP-binding protein, with translation MPIASPPARLQLRHISKRYPGCLANDAIDLSIAPGEIHALLGENGAGKSTLMKIIYGVTHADAGEMLWQGRPVNVRNPAQARQLGIGMVFQHFSLFETLSVAQNIALAMGAAAGTPKQLEPKIREVSRRYGMALEPERLVHSLSIGERQRVEIVRCLMQDIRLLILDEPTSVLTPQEADELFITLRRLAAEGCSILFISHKLAEVRALCHSATVLRGGRVAGHCLPAECSDQQLAQLMVGEAAALIGDYPKVSGGAAFLQVKGLRWHNPDPFGCSLTDINLEVRSGEIVGIAGVAGNGQDELLALLSGEHTLPRVDAATIRFAEQNVADLRPDARRKLGLAFVPAERLGHGAVPELSLADNALLTAFQQGLVSHGLIDRGKVEALAQQIIQRFGVKTPDTQTAARSLSGGNLQKFILGREILQQPKLLIAAHPTWGVDVGAAATIHRALIALRDAGAAILVISEDLDELFQISDRLGALCGGRLSALKNTTDTQLSDVGGWMAGQFDHAPSAATV
- a CDS encoding LysR family transcriptional regulator, with product MSSRRPDPLAQVSDFDIRLLRIFRSVVECGGFSAAETVLGIGRSAISQQMSDLEQRLGLRLCQRGRAGFSLTEEGREVYQSALQLLSALESFRTEVNGLHQHLRGELIIGLTDNLVTLPHMRITHALAQLKERGPDVQIQIRMIAPNEVEQGVLDGRLHVGVVPQASALSGLEYQPLYSERSLLYCAVGHPLFYVDDKQLDDERLNSQDAIAPTFRLPAEIQAHYQALNCTASASDREGMAFLILTGRYIGYLPDHYASLWVQQGRLRALKSQTRFYDLSLASVTRKGRRPHLVLESFLESLAATR
- a CDS encoding ABC transporter permease produces the protein MLLSLEPRGQQSRLMLWCSPLLAAALTLGCGSLLFIALGHDPLQTLHTLLIAPVSDWYGVSELLVKALPILLCALGLAVAYQARIWNIGAEGQLLLGALAGSALAVNIIDMQSRWALVLILLAGTLAGAAWAGLTAWLRTRFNANEILTSIMLNYIALNLLLFCVHGPLKDPAGFNFPESAMFGDASRLPLLMEDGRVHAGVYFALLALVAVWVLLQKSFVGFQIKVLGLDKRAAGFVGFREKRLIWLALLISGGLAGLAGVCEVTGPIGQLVPQVSPGYGYAAITVAFLGRLNPLGILCSSLLMALLYIGGESAQMTLNLPQAITQLFQGMMLFFLLACDVLILYRPRLNLRWARRTSTTAVTAGAL